A portion of the Acidobacteriota bacterium genome contains these proteins:
- the mreD gene encoding rod shape-determining protein MreD: MKFGRVLLTVLVALTLQMALARFAVGGRWVFDFVLVAVVYGALLWGPVSGMWIGTLGGLMQDALSEDVIGVGGFAKTVVGFGVGLLGLQFLVARPLARAAAVAAATVVHRLIVVALWAIADQDWKGVAWAAMLMETGLNAAAGLAAFHLAQMLPGAVRHTREGRRSPLSRRRW; the protein is encoded by the coding sequence GTGAAGTTCGGGCGCGTTCTTCTGACCGTACTGGTGGCGTTGACGCTGCAGATGGCGCTGGCCCGGTTCGCGGTCGGGGGCCGGTGGGTGTTCGATTTTGTGCTGGTGGCCGTGGTCTATGGCGCCTTGTTGTGGGGGCCCGTCTCCGGAATGTGGATTGGCACCCTCGGCGGACTGATGCAGGACGCGCTGAGCGAAGATGTGATTGGTGTCGGCGGGTTTGCCAAGACGGTGGTGGGTTTTGGTGTGGGCCTGCTGGGCCTGCAGTTCCTGGTGGCCCGGCCTCTGGCGCGCGCCGCGGCGGTGGCGGCGGCAACGGTGGTGCATCGGCTGATTGTGGTCGCGTTGTGGGCGATTGCCGATCAGGATTGGAAGGGCGTGGCCTGGGCCGCTATGCTGATGGAGACCGGACTCAATGCGGCGGCCGGCCTGGCCGCGTTTCACCTGGCGCAGATGCTGCCCGGGGCGGTCCGGCACACGCGAGAAGGGCGCCGCTCGCCGCTGAGCCGGCGCAGGTGGTAA
- the mrdA gene encoding penicillin-binding protein 2 codes for MVSPGASGAFGDRQSTESRLIGLRAISLVLFVFLAVAFWVLQVLQYAEHRERAERNHTRTLPLLAPRGVLFDRHGEVLVQSRRSFRIAIVREQAPDVLASIRRLAAITHADEAHMLAILQRRKSDPIFRPIAVIEHATDAQVAAVVAQQLELPEVVVEQVPTRTYPEGGLAAHLFGYVGEVQPSQLLRAEFAGLSQGAIVGQAGVEQVYNTLLMGTDGNRFVNVDSRGREVEELQRQEPVDGQRVQLTIDADMQRALEEAFRADGYNGAAAFIDPATGEVLALTSLPAYDPNDFAAGISSSVWQALNADPLRPLGNRLIQGLYMPGSTFKIVMAIAALEEGIITPDSVIGCRGSGVFYGRSFKCWNTKGHGAMTLRHALEQSCNVFFYTLGERMNIDTINKWAAKLGLVGKTGIDLPQENASFMPSTEWAARTRSDGRWYPGETISVAIGQGAVTVSPMAMAMMMATVGNGGTLQTPHLVKAVDRGQGKGWEPVPPPNPRSTFVMAPDHLAAVREGLWMAVNTPMGTATRRGKIDGKDVSGKTGTAQVISNDNKSAAKAAARAAGRNPAVFDDHGWFVFFAPRDKPEVAGVVFTEHSEHGYLSAPIAKHVMETYFAKKEGRPLPVYQSPAAPVKSVVGPVIAGAPAQGGGR; via the coding sequence ATGGTGAGTCCTGGCGCGAGCGGCGCATTCGGCGATCGACAGAGCACCGAAAGCCGGCTGATTGGCCTGCGCGCCATCAGCCTTGTGCTCTTCGTGTTTCTTGCGGTGGCGTTCTGGGTCCTGCAGGTGCTGCAGTATGCCGAACACCGCGAACGGGCCGAGCGCAATCACACGCGCACGTTGCCGTTGCTCGCGCCGCGCGGCGTGTTGTTCGACCGGCACGGCGAAGTCCTCGTGCAGAGTCGCCGGTCGTTCCGCATCGCCATCGTACGGGAACAGGCCCCTGACGTGCTGGCCAGTATTCGCCGTCTTGCCGCCATCACCCATGCGGACGAAGCCCACATGCTGGCGATTCTTCAGCGCCGGAAAAGTGATCCGATCTTCCGGCCGATCGCTGTGATCGAACATGCGACTGACGCGCAAGTGGCGGCCGTGGTCGCGCAACAACTTGAACTGCCCGAGGTGGTGGTTGAGCAGGTACCGACACGCACGTATCCCGAGGGTGGTCTGGCCGCGCACCTGTTCGGTTATGTGGGCGAGGTCCAACCGTCGCAACTGCTCAGGGCCGAATTCGCAGGGTTGAGCCAGGGAGCGATCGTCGGCCAGGCCGGCGTGGAGCAGGTCTACAACACCCTGCTGATGGGCACCGACGGCAATCGCTTCGTCAACGTCGACAGCCGCGGTCGCGAGGTCGAGGAGTTGCAGCGTCAGGAGCCGGTGGATGGACAACGCGTGCAGTTGACCATCGATGCCGACATGCAGCGCGCGCTCGAAGAGGCGTTCCGGGCCGACGGATACAACGGTGCCGCGGCCTTTATCGATCCCGCCACCGGGGAAGTGCTGGCGCTCACCAGTCTGCCGGCCTACGACCCGAACGACTTCGCGGCCGGGATCAGCAGTTCGGTCTGGCAGGCGTTGAACGCCGACCCGTTAAGACCGCTGGGCAACCGCCTCATTCAGGGCCTCTACATGCCGGGGTCTACGTTCAAAATCGTGATGGCGATCGCGGCGCTGGAAGAGGGCATCATCACGCCCGATTCCGTGATCGGGTGCCGGGGCAGCGGCGTGTTCTACGGCCGGTCGTTCAAGTGCTGGAACACCAAAGGCCATGGTGCCATGACGTTGCGCCATGCGCTGGAACAGTCGTGCAACGTGTTCTTCTACACCCTCGGCGAGCGGATGAACATCGACACGATCAACAAGTGGGCGGCGAAGCTCGGGCTGGTCGGCAAGACCGGAATCGACCTGCCGCAGGAGAACGCGAGCTTCATGCCCAGCACCGAGTGGGCCGCCCGCACCCGATCGGACGGCCGCTGGTACCCGGGCGAAACCATCTCGGTCGCGATTGGTCAGGGCGCGGTCACCGTGTCACCCATGGCCATGGCGATGATGATGGCGACGGTGGGCAACGGCGGTACGCTGCAGACGCCTCATCTGGTGAAGGCGGTCGACCGCGGTCAGGGCAAGGGCTGGGAGCCGGTACCGCCGCCGAACCCGCGATCCACGTTCGTGATGGCGCCAGACCATCTGGCGGCCGTGCGCGAGGGACTCTGGATGGCCGTCAACACGCCGATGGGCACGGCGACCAGACGCGGCAAGATCGACGGCAAGGACGTGTCCGGCAAGACGGGAACCGCGCAGGTGATTTCCAACGACAACAAATCCGCCGCCAAAGCAGCGGCCCGGGCCGCGGGCCGCAACCCCGCGGTCTTCGACGACCACGGGTGGTTCGTGTTCTTCGCGCCGCGCGACAAACCCGAAGTGGCCGGCGTGGTCTTTACGGAACACTCCGAACACGGCTATCTGTCGGCGCCCATCGCGAAACACGTGATGGAGACGTACTTCGCCAAGAAGGAAGGCCGGCCGCTGCCGGTCTATCAATCGCCGGCGGCTCCGGTGAAGAGCGTGGTCGGGCCGGTCATCGCGGGCGCGCCCGCGCAGGGCGGAGGGCGATAG
- the rodA gene encoding rod shape-determining protein RodA, translated as MERRLWQHLDWPLLLAVMALTCVGLATIYSVTWNLATGAPGGEFWRQAYAVPVGLVALIACVLVDYRTLAQRSPFFYVAMILALVAVMVFGVEAKGSRRWMSLGVGSLQPSEFARLALALILAMVYGDARRGARSMGELMVGALVLAPAFILIFLQPDLGTASMLLPVYFGIAYVAGLRMRWVVGAVVVAAMLSPVVWAYGLQDYQKDRVRTFLDPYKDEKGKGYQQIQARVTVGSGGMLGKGFKQGTQGAYRFLPEGHNDFVFAVLAEEQGFVGVITVLGLYLFVIWRSLEAARLARDRVGAFLVVGLVSWFLCQVVYNITMQAGLVPVKGLTLPLMSYGGSSLVATLAGFGLILNVRMRRFTN; from the coding sequence GTGGAGCGCCGTCTGTGGCAGCACCTCGATTGGCCGTTGTTGCTGGCCGTGATGGCGCTGACCTGCGTCGGCCTCGCCACGATCTACAGCGTCACCTGGAACCTCGCCACAGGTGCGCCAGGCGGCGAGTTCTGGCGGCAGGCCTACGCGGTACCGGTGGGACTGGTCGCACTGATCGCCTGCGTGTTGGTGGATTACCGGACCCTGGCGCAACGCTCGCCGTTCTTCTATGTGGCCATGATTCTGGCGCTCGTAGCCGTGATGGTCTTCGGCGTCGAAGCGAAAGGGTCCCGGCGGTGGATGAGTCTCGGCGTCGGGTCCCTGCAGCCCTCTGAATTTGCACGCCTCGCGCTCGCCTTGATTCTGGCGATGGTCTACGGCGATGCGCGCCGCGGCGCGCGGTCGATGGGCGAACTGATGGTCGGCGCACTGGTCCTGGCGCCGGCATTCATCCTCATCTTCCTGCAGCCGGACCTGGGCACGGCGTCGATGTTGCTGCCGGTCTACTTCGGAATCGCCTACGTGGCCGGGTTGCGTATGCGATGGGTTGTTGGTGCCGTCGTTGTGGCGGCCATGCTGTCACCCGTGGTGTGGGCGTACGGCCTCCAGGACTACCAGAAGGATCGCGTGAGGACCTTCCTGGACCCCTACAAAGACGAGAAGGGCAAGGGATACCAGCAGATTCAGGCCCGCGTCACGGTGGGATCCGGCGGCATGCTGGGGAAGGGGTTCAAACAGGGGACCCAGGGGGCCTATCGGTTCCTGCCCGAGGGTCACAACGATTTTGTGTTCGCCGTGCTGGCCGAGGAACAGGGCTTTGTGGGCGTGATTACCGTGCTGGGCCTGTACCTCTTTGTGATCTGGCGCAGCCTCGAAGCCGCCAGGCTGGCCCGGGACCGGGTGGGGGCCTTTTTGGTGGTGGGGCTGGTGTCCTGGTTTTTGTGCCAAGTGGTGTACAACATCACTATGCAGGCCGGGTTGGTGCCCGTGAAGGGGCTGACTTTGCCGCTGATGAGTTATGGCGGGTCGTCGCTCGTGGCGACGCTCGCCGGTTTTGGCCTCATTCTCAACGTGCGGATGAGGCGTTTCACGAATTGA
- a CDS encoding Rne/Rng family ribonuclease: protein MNKEMVVSSTTHETRVAILEDDQVVEVFIEREQSRGVVGNIYKGRVSKVLPGMQSAFVDLGLERDAFLYVTDVIDPTEESLEEDEDQPVAPVPDPEALFAEGPTNGDEAGAEPAPDAGAPDAQKSAAIPAQAGQAGTNGAGQAAPSKDARRGRDRDRTPSTARIEDLLKEGQEVVVQVVKEPLGTKGARITSHISLPGRFLVYMPTVNHIGVSRKIESRDERRRVRAIVQKFKEDTGLPGGVIIRTAAVNRPEEDILSDLQYFQTVWTEVQRRRETQRPPAVLYREESLVAKLLRDFLTEQFTAIRIDDETEYQRVVTLVGRIMPNMAARVKKYSKDYPIFDEYGVQGEIDKALRSKVWLKSGGYIVVNQTEALVAIDVNTGRYVGKKTAGSRLEDTIVKTNLEAAKEIVRQMRLRDLGGIIVLDFIDMEDKKNRQKVFQAIEQELRRDRAPSKAVQVSDFGLVIITRKRVKSSLERLLTEPCPYCSGTGAIKASPTICYDILTEVKKVSADLDGYSLVLRVNPEVARALREEGRGVFKELEAAVGRPVTVRPDDQLHHEQFDLMAM from the coding sequence ATGAACAAGGAGATGGTGGTCTCCTCGACGACCCACGAAACACGCGTGGCGATTCTCGAGGACGATCAGGTCGTCGAAGTATTCATTGAACGGGAACAGTCGCGGGGCGTGGTCGGCAATATCTACAAAGGCCGCGTCTCCAAGGTGTTGCCCGGCATGCAGTCGGCTTTTGTGGACCTTGGACTCGAGCGTGACGCGTTTCTCTACGTCACCGATGTCATCGACCCGACCGAAGAGAGTCTCGAGGAAGACGAAGACCAGCCGGTGGCCCCGGTGCCAGACCCCGAAGCGCTCTTCGCGGAAGGCCCGACCAACGGCGACGAGGCGGGCGCGGAGCCAGCACCCGATGCGGGAGCGCCAGACGCTCAGAAGAGCGCCGCCATACCGGCACAGGCCGGCCAGGCGGGGACAAACGGGGCCGGACAGGCCGCTCCAAGCAAAGACGCGCGCCGCGGCCGCGATCGCGATCGCACGCCGTCCACAGCCAGGATCGAAGACCTGCTGAAGGAAGGCCAGGAAGTGGTCGTCCAGGTCGTCAAGGAACCGCTGGGCACCAAGGGCGCGCGCATCACGTCGCACATCTCGCTGCCGGGCCGCTTCCTCGTCTACATGCCCACGGTGAACCACATCGGCGTGTCGCGAAAAATTGAGTCGCGCGACGAACGGCGTCGTGTGCGAGCCATCGTGCAGAAGTTCAAGGAAGACACCGGCCTTCCTGGCGGCGTCATCATCCGGACGGCGGCGGTCAACCGCCCCGAGGAAGACATCCTCAGCGACTTGCAGTACTTCCAGACGGTGTGGACCGAGGTGCAACGCCGTCGCGAGACGCAGCGTCCGCCGGCGGTGCTGTATCGCGAGGAAAGCCTCGTCGCCAAGTTGCTTCGCGATTTTCTGACCGAGCAGTTCACGGCCATCCGCATCGACGACGAAACCGAGTATCAGCGGGTGGTGACGCTGGTCGGCCGCATCATGCCGAACATGGCCGCGCGCGTGAAGAAGTACTCGAAGGACTATCCCATCTTCGACGAGTACGGCGTGCAGGGCGAAATCGACAAGGCGCTCCGCAGCAAGGTCTGGCTCAAGTCCGGCGGCTACATCGTCGTCAACCAGACCGAGGCGCTGGTGGCCATCGACGTGAACACCGGCCGGTATGTGGGCAAGAAAACCGCCGGCAGCCGCCTGGAAGACACCATCGTCAAGACCAACCTCGAGGCGGCCAAGGAGATTGTGCGGCAGATGCGTCTGCGCGATCTCGGTGGCATCATCGTGCTCGACTTCATCGACATGGAAGACAAGAAGAACCGCCAGAAGGTCTTCCAGGCGATCGAGCAGGAACTGCGCCGCGACCGCGCGCCGTCCAAGGCGGTGCAGGTCAGTGACTTCGGTCTGGTCATCATCACGCGCAAGCGCGTGAAGAGCAGCCTCGAACGCCTGCTGACCGAGCCGTGTCCCTACTGTTCAGGAACGGGTGCTATCAAGGCCAGCCCGACCATCTGTTACGACATCCTGACCGAAGTGAAGAAGGTGAGCGCCGATCTCGACGGGTATAGCCTCGTCCTGCGCGTGAACCCAGAAGTGGCCCGGGCTCTGCGCGAAGAGGGCCGGGGCGTCTTCAAGGAACTGGAGGCGGCTGTGGGCCGTCCCGTGACCGTCCGTCCGGACGATCAGCTCCATCACGAGCAGTTCGACTTGATGGCGATGTAG
- a CDS encoding DUF4097 family beta strand repeat protein, with amino-acid sequence MTSHTLAAVILVGLTATPALAQEVVVKMKVDTKVIQDTVQDVVRDIRDSVRSAMGPDFRQELRHAARDIAEAFGDLGNFTWDADTWGQGQSQRFRATQTDRETRRFNIGATGQLDLETLSGDVTVRRGSGRELVVEIVRESRGATEAAARTGLAEVKAVSEERGGRVTIKTVYPNQRRGTQQHSVSVSYVVSAPAGTRIATHSLSGDVSIEGIDGELSVNTMSGDVVITDAARLTSAKTLSGDLTLTNVAAEGLLEASTMSGEIVAAGVKARRVDLGAVAGGVSARNVQAEEVKLGSMSDDVVFEGSLTPRGRYEFTSHSGDVSITLVGQTGFSFDASTFSGSVRSDVALQGSRTAARGVGARRSDTRSLNGTFGDGSAVIEARSFSGSVVVTRK; translated from the coding sequence ATGACATCACACACATTGGCTGCGGTAATTCTCGTCGGCCTGACGGCGACCCCGGCGCTTGCGCAGGAAGTGGTCGTCAAAATGAAGGTGGACACCAAAGTCATCCAGGACACCGTGCAGGACGTGGTGCGCGACATCCGTGATTCGGTCCGTTCGGCGATGGGCCCGGACTTCCGCCAGGAATTGCGGCACGCCGCCCGGGACATTGCCGAGGCGTTCGGCGATCTCGGCAATTTCACCTGGGATGCAGACACCTGGGGCCAGGGTCAGTCCCAGCGCTTTCGGGCGACGCAAACCGACCGCGAGACGCGGCGGTTCAACATCGGCGCCACCGGGCAACTTGACCTCGAGACACTCTCGGGCGACGTCACGGTGCGGCGCGGCTCAGGACGCGAGCTCGTCGTCGAAATCGTCCGCGAATCGCGTGGCGCCACGGAGGCGGCCGCTCGCACCGGCCTGGCAGAAGTGAAGGCCGTGTCCGAAGAGCGCGGTGGACGCGTCACCATCAAGACGGTGTATCCCAACCAGCGCCGGGGGACGCAGCAGCACTCCGTCAGCGTCAGCTACGTGGTCTCAGCGCCCGCGGGCACCAGGATCGCCACCCACTCACTCTCGGGTGACGTCTCAATCGAGGGCATCGACGGCGAACTCTCGGTGAATACCATGAGCGGCGACGTGGTCATCACGGACGCGGCTCGCCTGACGTCCGCGAAAACCCTTTCAGGCGATCTCACACTCACCAACGTGGCAGCTGAAGGCCTGCTCGAAGCCTCCACCATGAGTGGAGAAATCGTGGCGGCCGGGGTCAAGGCCCGACGGGTGGACCTCGGCGCGGTCGCCGGCGGCGTGAGCGCACGCAACGTCCAGGCTGAAGAAGTGAAGCTCGGGTCGATGTCCGATGATGTCGTGTTCGAAGGTTCGCTGACGCCGCGGGGACGCTACGAATTCACGTCGCACTCCGGCGATGTGAGCATCACGCTCGTCGGCCAGACCGGGTTTTCATTTGACGCGTCCACCTTCTCGGGCAGCGTCCGCAGCGACGTGGCTCTTCAGGGCAGCCGCACTGCCGCGCGCGGCGTCGGTGCGCGCAGGAGCGACACACGCAGCCTCAACGGCACGTTTGGCGATGGCTCTGCGGTGATTGAAGCGCGCAGCTTCAGCGGAAGCGTCGTTGTCACCAGAAAATAA
- a CDS encoding zf-HC2 domain-containing protein: MNTCTQLRPRLSDYLDRHLDEAGTREMRAHLASCADCRHLADDLVRVRGAAQSLGPITPPAHLWLEIAGRVRQDGGTPIATAVTPAPPVVARRADTWQWLGLAAALLLTTLAVYSLATPESSPAVVADAAGNATEVPTVETVEETMRRAEAEYEKAIAQLEQVVKSGDATVSAASVSTLQRSLSTIDSAIAESRAALTSSPDSQPARTSLFEALRNKVTLLQHTVVLMNEMRKGDATGAAQAVAGFGGKPS, from the coding sequence ATGAACACCTGCACCCAACTGCGGCCCCGGCTGAGCGACTACCTCGACCGGCACCTCGATGAAGCCGGCACGCGCGAAATGCGCGCGCATCTGGCGTCGTGCGCCGACTGCCGGCACCTGGCCGACGATCTCGTCCGGGTGCGCGGCGCCGCGCAGAGTCTGGGCCCCATCACACCACCGGCGCACCTCTGGCTCGAAATCGCCGGCCGTGTCAGGCAGGACGGCGGAACGCCGATCGCCACCGCAGTAACACCAGCGCCACCCGTGGTCGCGCGGCGCGCTGACACCTGGCAGTGGCTCGGTCTGGCGGCAGCGCTTCTGCTCACCACACTCGCGGTGTATTCGCTGGCCACCCCCGAGTCGTCACCGGCGGTGGTCGCCGACGCTGCCGGCAACGCCACCGAAGTTCCCACCGTCGAAACGGTGGAAGAGACAATGCGGCGTGCCGAGGCGGAATATGAAAAGGCCATCGCTCAGCTCGAGCAGGTCGTCAAGAGTGGAGACGCCACAGTCTCGGCCGCGTCGGTCAGCACACTGCAGCGCAGCCTCTCCACGATTGACTCGGCCATCGCCGAAAGTCGCGCGGCATTGACCAGCAGTCCAGACAGCCAGCCCGCCCGCACCAGCCTGTTCGAAGCGCTGCGGAACAAGGTCACGCTGTTGCAGCACACCGTGGTGCTGATGAATGAAATGCGGAAGGGCGATGCCACCGGCGCCGCCCAGGCCGTCGCCGGGTTCGGCGGCAAGCCGTCGTAG
- a CDS encoding RNA polymerase sigma factor translates to MALAQRCASGDPGSFEELYRVYSPRLFGLACRMVGRTEAEDLLQEIFLSSYRKIRLYKGESALGTWLFRLATNLCLDHLRSRANRSAQVTDSIDADDAQPREGGLGPILGVIDRIDLERALLELPQGCREVFVLYDVEGFEHREVGAMLGISEGTSKSQLHKARMRLRSVLARRTQDGARR, encoded by the coding sequence ATGGCGCTTGCCCAACGGTGTGCGAGCGGCGATCCGGGAAGCTTCGAGGAGCTCTACCGCGTCTACTCGCCGCGGTTGTTCGGGTTGGCGTGCCGGATGGTGGGCCGAACCGAAGCCGAAGACCTGCTGCAGGAGATCTTCCTCAGCTCCTACCGGAAGATTCGGTTGTACAAGGGCGAGTCGGCCCTCGGCACGTGGTTGTTCAGGCTGGCCACCAACCTGTGCCTGGACCACTTGCGCAGCCGGGCCAACCGGTCGGCGCAAGTGACCGACTCGATTGACGCAGACGACGCGCAGCCCCGTGAAGGCGGACTGGGGCCCATCCTCGGCGTGATCGACCGAATCGATCTGGAACGCGCGCTGCTGGAGTTGCCGCAAGGCTGTCGAGAGGTGTTCGTCTTGTACGATGTGGAAGGGTTTGAACACCGGGAGGTGGGGGCGATGCTCGGTATTTCGGAAGGCACGTCGAAGTCGCAGTTGCACAAGGCGCGTATGCGCCTGCGCAGTGTGCTGGCACGGCGTACTCAGGATGGGGCGCGACGATGA
- a CDS encoding acyltransferase, with product MDATRGSHAYRPEVDGLRALAVAAVVVFHAFPWMAPGGFVGVDVFFVISGFLISGIILRAVEQRTFSLTDFYVRRLRRILPALLVVLVACLAAGYAFWLVDEWESLGRMTFAGALFHANIAAAGEPGGYFTALGGRTPLLHLWSLGVEEQFYLAWPILFAAIVRWFRRPLVAIVVLLAGSFVLNLAWVYNTPADAYFLPFSRLWELLVGALLVFVTGGQRAMKPMAAQVAALAGLALILFACVSLDGYSTFPGWWAWLPTLGAALVIAAGPQAAVNRWGLSARPMVWLGLISYPLYLWHWPLLVFGRAVWMDSRFWPGTLLLVVVSVVLAYLTYRLVELRVRTARGWTVPVALAAALVAVAAVGDAVAEGRVRSRLTTLMVSAPTLIKATSDWSYTFTANFRKRAGFVGAEVNGGRDRAVIFIGDSYLEQYWPRVDYLVKAAPLDTPTVRFFTRGGCAPLRHRESRGRLCGDFLDAALSAAAQPDVQTVVFGGFWESYFDTGRLGEAAVRPLIQPGSETEREVFAAFADMVRSLRAAGKQVFVLLTSPTDPAFDPRFLVSRLTGKRLDAPVPVGAWRAQVGPVLARLSEAAGSAGAVILDPVPWVCDGDTCAVVGPGGEPTHADRGHMRPWFVIERATFLDQVLR from the coding sequence TTGGATGCAACCCGCGGGTCCCATGCGTACCGGCCTGAGGTGGACGGCCTGCGCGCGCTGGCGGTGGCGGCGGTGGTCGTCTTCCACGCGTTCCCCTGGATGGCGCCGGGGGGCTTTGTCGGGGTTGACGTGTTTTTTGTCATCTCCGGCTTCCTCATTTCAGGAATCATCCTCCGCGCCGTCGAGCAGCGGACCTTCTCACTGACGGACTTCTATGTCCGCCGGCTTCGCCGAATCCTGCCTGCGTTACTCGTGGTGCTGGTGGCGTGCCTCGCGGCGGGTTACGCCTTCTGGCTGGTGGACGAATGGGAATCTCTCGGTCGCATGACGTTTGCGGGCGCGCTGTTTCACGCCAATATCGCGGCCGCCGGAGAGCCCGGCGGCTATTTCACAGCGCTGGGCGGGCGCACACCGTTGCTGCACCTGTGGTCGCTTGGTGTTGAGGAACAGTTTTATCTGGCCTGGCCGATCCTGTTCGCCGCCATCGTGCGCTGGTTTCGGCGGCCCTTGGTGGCGATTGTCGTGCTTCTGGCCGGGTCGTTTGTCCTGAATCTGGCCTGGGTCTACAACACGCCGGCTGACGCGTATTTCCTGCCGTTCAGCCGATTGTGGGAGCTGCTGGTGGGGGCCCTGCTGGTCTTCGTGACCGGAGGGCAGCGAGCCATGAAGCCGATGGCCGCGCAAGTGGCCGCCTTGGCGGGCCTGGCGCTGATCCTGTTCGCATGTGTGTCGCTCGACGGGTATTCGACGTTTCCCGGCTGGTGGGCGTGGCTGCCGACGCTGGGCGCGGCACTGGTGATTGCGGCGGGGCCGCAAGCCGCCGTCAATCGGTGGGGGTTGTCTGCGCGTCCGATGGTGTGGCTCGGTCTCATCAGTTATCCGCTGTACCTCTGGCACTGGCCGCTGCTGGTCTTCGGCCGGGCTGTCTGGATGGACAGCCGCTTCTGGCCCGGCACGCTTCTGCTGGTGGTGGTGTCGGTGGTGCTCGCGTATCTGACCTACCGCCTCGTGGAGTTGCGCGTGCGAACCGCACGCGGATGGACCGTCCCGGTTGCGCTCGCTGCGGCTCTGGTGGCCGTGGCAGCCGTTGGCGACGCGGTGGCAGAAGGACGCGTCCGCAGCCGGTTGACCACACTGATGGTGTCGGCGCCGACGCTGATCAAAGCGACGTCGGACTGGTCGTACACATTTACGGCGAACTTCAGGAAGCGGGCCGGGTTCGTGGGCGCGGAAGTGAACGGCGGCCGCGATCGCGCGGTGATTTTCATCGGGGACTCGTACCTCGAACAGTACTGGCCCCGCGTTGACTACCTGGTGAAAGCCGCACCACTCGACACGCCAACGGTGCGCTTCTTTACCCGAGGAGGATGCGCCCCGCTACGCCATCGTGAATCGCGGGGCCGATTGTGTGGCGACTTCCTTGATGCGGCACTCAGCGCTGCCGCGCAGCCCGATGTGCAGACCGTGGTGTTTGGCGGATTCTGGGAGTCGTACTTCGACACCGGCCGCCTGGGCGAGGCCGCAGTCCGGCCGTTGATTCAGCCAGGGAGCGAAACTGAGCGCGAGGTATTTGCCGCGTTTGCGGACATGGTGCGATCGCTTCGCGCGGCGGGGAAGCAGGTCTTTGTGCTGCTGACGAGCCCCACAGACCCGGCGTTTGATCCGCGTTTTCTCGTCTCGAGGCTGACAGGCAAACGCCTCGACGCTCCGGTGCCCGTCGGGGCATGGAGGGCGCAGGTGGGCCCCGTCCTTGCGCGTTTGTCAGAAGCTGCCGGGTCGGCGGGCGCGGTCATCCTGGACCCGGTGCCCTGGGTCTGCGATGGTGACACCTGTGCTGTGGTGGGCCCGGGTGGGGAACCCACCCACGCCGATCGTGGCCACATGCGGCCGTGGTTCGTCATCGAGCGCGCGACGTTCCTGGACCAGGTGCTGCGCTAA
- a CDS encoding MGMT family protein, which yields MPPGCVVTYGDVARLAGRVGAARAVGQIMARAEEPGLPYHRVIAAGGRVGGFGGNPQMKASLLAAEGHVIRRGRIANFAARRWDGS from the coding sequence GTGCCCCCTGGCTGCGTCGTCACCTACGGTGACGTCGCACGCCTCGCCGGCCGCGTCGGCGCGGCGCGCGCCGTCGGCCAGATCATGGCGCGCGCCGAGGAGCCCGGACTGCCCTACCATCGGGTGATTGCGGCGGGTGGACGGGTGGGCGGATTCGGCGGCAATCCGCAGATGAAGGCCAGCCTGCTGGCCGCCGAGGGCCACGTGATTCGCCGAGGCCGGATCGCGAACTTCGCCGCGCGCCGCTGGGACGGGTCTTAG
- a CDS encoding GNAT family N-acetyltransferase, producing MITAAPLFPSDVDAVIDVFSDAFHDYPVMRWVVGPDGDVPARVRRLIALFVTRRVRRGGPMLGVTDDGRLVGAAILTLPVEPEPPADVAILTERAWHDLGTAAQQRYEAYAQATSQFFTALGPHHHLNMIGVRPSHAGRGLARPLLDAVAGMCDADPGSAGVSLTTERERNVSLYRHFGFAAIAHQTFGAGLETWGMVRRRA from the coding sequence ATGATCACCGCAGCTCCGCTTTTTCCATCCGACGTCGACGCCGTGATTGACGTGTTCAGCGACGCCTTCCACGACTATCCGGTCATGCGATGGGTGGTTGGGCCCGACGGCGATGTGCCGGCGCGGGTGCGCCGGTTGATCGCGTTGTTTGTGACACGCCGGGTGCGACGCGGGGGGCCGATGCTGGGCGTGACCGACGATGGGCGGCTGGTCGGCGCGGCGATTCTCACGCTCCCCGTGGAGCCGGAACCGCCGGCTGACGTCGCGATCCTGACCGAACGCGCGTGGCACGATCTGGGCACGGCGGCCCAGCAGCGATACGAGGCCTACGCCCAGGCCACGTCACAGTTCTTTACGGCGCTGGGGCCGCATCACCACTTGAACATGATCGGCGTCCGTCCGTCGCACGCCGGCCGGGGGCTGGCGCGGCCGTTGCTGGACGCGGTCGCCGGCATGTGTGACGCCGATCCCGGTTCAGCAGGCGTATCGCTGACCACCGAGCGCGAAAGGAACGTTTCGTTGTACCGCCATTTTGGTTTTGCGGCCATTGCGCACCAGACGTTCGGCGCCGGGCTTGAGACGTGGGGTATGGTGCGGCGCCGCGCGTAA